Within the Chrysemys picta bellii isolate R12L10 chromosome 17, ASM1138683v2, whole genome shotgun sequence genome, the region gtcgGGAGGTTGAAAACACCCCCCCCCTACACACCCACACATTTCAGCCACACCCACATTTCAGccacacccacccccaccctgcgcgcgcacacacaccctgAGACCACACCaaccctctctcttctcccccccccccccccgccagtgacACCTCAGCCCCCCGGCTGCCGGTGCTGGGTAACCCCCAGATCTTCACCCAATCCCCCCAGAGCAAGTGCCCCCCCACCTCGCCCCActgcccctgagccccccacctctgcccagaGTCCCTGCCTCAGCTGGGCACTtgctccccctgccctgtcttTGGGGGAACCCAGCCCCTATGGGGCCTCGTGCCCCCATTTACTGACccccctgtcccttctcttgcAGTAACCGGGCGGCTCTTCACCTGTACTCCAACACCCTCAACTTccagtgagtgtgggggggggccggggggcagctggggggatgggggcagtagaggggcagggggcagtggggggggcagggcagtgtcTACCTGGCACCCCCCGATGGTTAAtgtgcgccccctcccccccccccccccaggatcagCGAGGTGGAACCCAAATACTACGCGGACGGGGAGGACGCCTACGCCATGAAACGGGACCTGACCCAGATGGCAGACGAGGttcagagagtgtgtgtgtcccccccagccccataaccccccagccctgccggtgaccctcactcccaacccgcaaccccataaccccccagccccataaccccccagccctgccggtgaccctcactcctgacccgcaacCCCATAACCCTCCAGCCCCataaccccccagccctgccggtgaccctcactcctgacccgcagccccatAACCCTCCAGCCCCataaccccccagccctgccggtgcccctcactcctgaccctctAGCCCCATAACCCTCCAGCCCCataaccccccagccctgccggtgcccctcactcccgacccgcagccccataACCTTCCAGCCCCataaccccccagccctgccagtgaccctcactcccaacccgcaacCCCataaccccccagccctgccggtgcccctcactcccaacccgaaGCCCCATAACCCTCCAGCCCCataaccccccagccctgccggtgcccctcactcccgacccgcagcccctgccatctGGCCCCCCtgacccctcctctccccacagctgagGCGGCAGCTGGAGCTGAAGGAGCGGACCCGGCAGCCGGTGCTGGAGCACAAGGCCAATCACGGAGGCGACTGCTgcccgggggtgacggggggcCCGGGGGCCCCCGAGGACAGCGGGGGGGACAGCAAGGACGTGAGCGAGGCCACGGAGAGCACGGATGTAAAGGACAGTTCCGAGGCCTCCGACTCGGCCTCCTAGGGCCCCGCGGTGGGGCACTGGGGTAGCCAGCCCAATAAAGGTCACCGCTGAGCCGTGGGGTGTGTGTGGTCTCTGCCCTCCCGCCGGGGGGCGGCACCTGGCATGGAACCGCCCctggggccccgcccccccccccttcctcgcTCCAGAGGGTCTCTGCTGGTGGGGTGaagatggggtgtgggggggtctggaCACAGCCTGGCCCCTTCTAAGGCCCCCGGCCCCCCACGGGCTGCCCCCACCCGGCTTCCTGAGGAGGGTTTGTTAGTCACTTGCTgctgttgcccccccccccctcctcccgtggccaagggtgggatggggggtgtCATAGTGTGAAAAGAATGAACAGCCCCCCCCGGTTAACCATGTTCCAcatgtgggaaactgaggcatgcggTGTATTCATACCTATTACACGAGCTTCCCCTTCCATCGTGGGGgcacccagagcccctcctccagtcTCCCTGCTGTCCCCCAATCCCAGGGCCCCCTGGAGATCTCTCTGctgcccccccctgctccagcgGGGTGACCCCTGCTCtccactgtggggggggggcagccttcTCGCCATCATCCTTCCCCCCCATGGGGCTCTGCTGTACTCTGGGGGGCCCCATGGGCTGGGGGGGCGCCTGCCCGCTGATTGGATCCCCTCTTCCAGCtgttcccctcccgcccccccgcacCTCGGAATGGGGGGAGCTACGTTCCACTAGCCCCGCCCTCTGGGCCCAGCTGATCGCTCACGTTCCACTCGCCCCGCCCACGCGTGGTGTGCGTGTCTCCGCGTTCCATTGGCGGGCGCTGATTGGCCGCGGCgcgccccgcccctcccgctcGTGCAGAAAGGGGCGGGGCCCCGCAGGAGGCTGGAGGCGGCGGCGATGGGCGAGTCGCGGATCCTGTCCCGGGCCGAGGCGCTGCAGCTCGGGCCCGGCTGGAGACACGCGTGTCACGCCCTGATCTGCGCGCCCTGCCCCGGCCGGCTCTTCGGGCGCGTCCCGCTGCGCCACGCCGTGCTGGTGGGGGgcccgggggctggggggctcagtTAGGGGgacccctgggagctggggggctgagttagggggttccgggggctgagttagggggacccctgggagctgggggggctgagTTAAGGGGactcctgggagctgggggtctgAGTTAGGGGGTTCCAGTGGGCCCTGGGGGGTTGAGTTAGGGAAGcctaggggctggggggctgagttagggggttCCGGGGGCCCTGGGGGCTGAGTTAGGTGGactcctgggaggtggggggctgagttagggggttctggggtcttgggggggtgagttcgggagttctgggggcccctgggagctgggggtcccAGGGTTGAGTTAGGGGagccctcagggctgggggttgagtTAGGGGAGCcctaggggctggggggctgagttagggggatctggggagttttgggggggctgagttAGGGAGTTCTGGGGACTCCAGGGGGCTGAGTTCTGGGGGCAGCTGGGAGTCTGAGTTAGGGGGTTCCAGTGGGCCCTGGGGGGTTGAGTTAGGGGAGCcctaggggctggggggctgagttagggggatCTGGGGGTGTCCCCCTGGGGagctgcctggggtggggaggagatgctCACATGGAGGTCCCTGTGGGGGGCTGTTGTGAGGGGATCCCCTGGGGGGCTCTGCGGGGCAGAGagccctgggagggggctgggggtgaacCTGCAGGAAGGGGGGGGACTGTCCCAGAGCCCCCCgctaaccctgccccctcccccgcagatgCAGATGCGCTTTGACGGGCGGCTGGGGTTCCCGGGGGGGTTCGTGGACCCCCAGGACGGCTCCCTGGAGGCCGGGCTGAACCGGGAGCTGCGGGAGGAGCTGGGGCCCGGGGCGGCCCCCCTGAGCCTGGCCGAGGGCGACCATCTCGGGGCGCGCTGCGCGGAGACGCCCCAGCGCCTGGTGGCTCATTTCTACGCCAAGCGGATcagcctggagcagctccaggccCTGGAGGACGGAGCCACGAAAGCCAAAGACCacgggctggaggtggggggcgggggcagcagtgtggggcaggaggtgctggggggcggggagctgagtgggggacactggggggctggctgggggacactggggggtggggctgggctgggagctggctggggggcagggggctgggtgggaggcagtgtggggctcggtggggggcgctgaggggcagtgtggggctgggagctgagtggggggcgctggggggcagtggggcgcTGGGAGCTGAGTGGAGGCAGTGGGGCGCTGGGAGCTGagtggggggcgctgggagctgagtggggggcagtagggggctgggagctgagtggggggctgggagctgagtggggtgcgctggggggcagtggggggctgggagctgagtggggggcagtagggggctgggagctgagtggggggcgctggggggcagtggggggctgggagctgagtggggggcgctggggggcagtggggggctgggagctgagtgggaggggacggggagctatggggggctggcagggggctggggcagcggcTCACGGCCGGCCCGTCTCGTTGCAGGTCCTGGGGCTGGTGCGCGTCCCCCTCTACACGCTGCGGGACGGGGCCGGGGGGCTCCCCACTTTCCTCTCCAACAGCTTCGCCGGCTGCGCCCGGGAGCAGCTTGTGCAGGCGCTGGGGGCCCTGGGGCTGGTGCCCGAGGCTGAGCTCCGCCGGGCCGACGCCGCCTCCCGGAAAGgactctgacccccccccccgaaaaatgATGGGGGggcctggaccctgcacccccccgccccacacgcAGCCTGTCTTGTGCTGGGGGGATGGGTGCAGGGCCCGGGAGAGGGACCCAGGGGTCCGGGGGGATGGAATGACAAGAGGCCCCCCCTTAGTTActgtgcctggggcaggggaggggttcaGGGATGGCAGGTtcagccccccccaaaatccaGGGGGGGTGTGGCTGTGAAACTTCCCTtccaggcaggaaggggttaaagcaagAAAGTTACCTCtgacccccgcccccgcccgggTCTCtgcgtgaccccccccccccccccgcggctgcCCCCGGGTGTTTCTGGGCCCGACACTAATCAACCAGCAGGGAAGTGGAACAGGGGGGGTccgggtgtggggcagggacccaCAGCAAacccccctcactcccgacccgctcCTCTGGGGGCAGGTGATGTCTGTAGAGGGGGGGCCCGTGGGGGGGTGCGTCTGTCTATGGCGTCCAGCCCCCCCGGTCGCTGGCAGCGTGGGGGGGGCACTGACTGGGGGGGCTGCAGCGCACAAGGGGTTAAGGATGCTCCTtcacttcctcttcccccccccccccccggcttgggCCGgacgcggggggcggggcggaccggacgcggggggcggggccaggcgcAGCCGCGGCGTGGGGCGCTGGGACTCGGCGCCGGGTCCTGCCCAGCTCGGATCGGGGCCCCCCGCGCAGCCCCCGCCCGGCATGAGCGCGCTGGCCAAGGCGCGCAAGGAGCGCTGGCCCCAGGCTGAATATGAGGCGCAGGCGAAAGGTGAGGGGGGCCCGAGGCTGCGCCCCCCCCGGCTatgggctgcggggggagggggctgagcaagtgggggccgcggtggggcgggggcagtgagccggggggcgcaggggggtGGGGACCAGAGGGGGGCTGGCCGAAGGAGGCTGCGTGTTGGGGGGGGCTCCAGTGGGGCTGAGGCGTTGCATTGGGAGGGGGCTGAATGGGctgccccgagcccccccccccccaacctggcccaccccactgcccccgcCCTATGGCTTGGGGGGTCGCCTGAGGGCTcgggcccctccccctgctgggggctgggggcccggacccctgggttctctcccggctcctGGGGTCAGTGGGGCTAATGgggggagcccacaccccagcctctCCCCGCAGCCCGGCCGAGCCCAGGAGCGGGTTTTAATGCAACTTCCCCCGCAGGTTCCGGCCTCTCAGCTCCGTTCAACTTCctcacccccccggctccccctcccccgccacagagACCTGGGGAATCCCAGCAGAGTTCAGGGCcaggggagaacccaggcgtcgggctcccagcccccactctgctctaacccaccagcccccctcccctcccagagccagggagagaacccaggagtcctggctcccagcccccctggtctaacccaccagcccccactcccctcccagagccagggagagaacccaggagtcctggctcccagcccccagtcccctcccagagccggggagagaacccaggagtcctggctcccagcccaccccgtgctctaaccactagagccccctcccctctcagagccggggagagaacccaggagtcctggctcccagccccccctgctctatccaccagcccccactcccctcccagagccggggagagaacccaggagtcctggctcctagccccccctgctctaaccaccagcccccactcccctcccagagccggggagagaacccaggagtcctggctcccagccccccctgctctaaccaccagcccccactcccctcccagaaccggggagagaacccaggagttggTTAGTTCTTCACTGTGGGGTGTGTCCTGGTGCATGTGgctgggtgggggttggggggagctcggactcctgggttcactccTGGGCTCTGGGTAGGGGTGGGTGAGGGCCGGGGGGGTAGCCCAGTGGGGGTTGCTGGCACCGCCCCCTCCTGCCGGATATGTGGGTTTGAGGCTctggggcaggatgtgggggaagggggagttctCCGAATGTGGCCACAGGCAGGGCCACTACTGCCCACTCTCGGCTCTCTCCCCCCCATCAGTGGGTCAGCTGCCGCCCGCGGGGAAAGAGGAACGTGGGGGGGCAGGCAAAGGGGGGCcgttccagcccctgccccagggcgggATCCCGGCGGGTgtccccccagaggggacaggtcACTgaaccccattccctgcccccagagccagccatggGGGGCAGGTGCCCACGGGGCTCGCAGacttccccatttccccccccacacccccagctctgcagctgcccagGAAATGAAAGTGCCCAGCAAACAAATTGATgctcccggactcctgggtcccttccccttccctgctccgccAGCCCGAactcctgggtcccttccctgctcctctctgccccacccccaccagccccaAACTCCTGGGTCCCtttcctgctcctctctgccccacccccgccagccCAGATTCCTGggtcccttccctgctcctctctgccccaccccaggactcctgggttccttccctgctcctctctgccccacccctgccagccccggactcctgggtcccttccctgctcctctctgcaccACCCCCGCCAGCCCCAAactcctgggtcccttccctgctcctctctgccccacccccgccagccccggactcctgggtcccttccctgCTCATTGGGGCTCCTGGGCGCCCCCTGCTGACGCTGCCCCCCCTGCAGAGCTGCGTGGCCAGCTGGGCGAGCAGCAGCGGGGGCGAGAGGCCCAGGCCGAGCTCcggctgcagctgctccaggacATGGGCGACTTCCTGCGGCGAAAGGCCGAGCTGGAGCAGGAATATTCCCGCGGGCTGGAGAAGCTGTCGGAGAGATTCACCGCCC harbors:
- the LOC135976282 gene encoding U8 snoRNA-decapping enzyme-like, whose product is MGESRILSRAEALQLGPGWRHACHALICAPCPGRLFGRVPLRHAVLMQMRFDGRLGFPGGFVDPQDGSLEAGLNRELREELGPGAAPLSLAEGDHLGARCAETPQRLVAHFYAKRISLEQLQALEDGATKAKDHGLEVLGLVRVPLYTLRDGAGGLPTFLSNSFAGCAREQLVQALGALGLVPEAELRRADAASRKGL